The Scomber japonicus isolate fScoJap1 chromosome 21, fScoJap1.pri, whole genome shotgun sequence region AGAAGTCCTGCATGGCGTTGTAGCCAAGATAATAACTGACAGTCCCAAACTTTAGCAAGTACCTGTGAGACAAAACATTCGCTTTACATCTTCAAAGTTACTCACGTCAGGTTTCTCAGTGGCCATAAATGGCATTACTTACTTGAGGACATTTTGCACCAGGATGCCTGCAACCACACCCATTGTTGTTGGTAAGCTGGCAGCACAGACACCCTCCCTCTTTAGGGTCTTCTCATCGATGTTAGCTGCCACCACCAGAGGAGGAGCACACTAACAAGGGATATGATTGtgaaatactttcttttttcctcagaGAAACATTGCAGTATTAAATGTCATCATTGTTAGACTTGCACATATTTGTTGGTTGTGTGTGGTTGCTGTGTAACATGGGGACATACAGCAAAGCAGGCCGTCTCTCCAGGGATGATGAGCTGGATGTGTCCTGATACAGCGTTCTCACTCACACCAGACTCCATCCAGATTTGACCAAGTTCATTACAAGCCTGAGAGACACAGgatgaaattttaaaaacttTCAAATGCAACATGTGCAAAGTAGCAAAGTACTGTGTGTATTATGACAGTTGATGCACTCACTGTATTGATGGCCATTCTGGCCTCAAAGTTATCCACACAGCTTAGGATCAAATCCACCGGCTTCCCTTCTTCCAGCCCTCCATGACTGACAACATACAGAATAACTTAGGAATGCCTGTTATACTGAGGGGACacaagaagaagacaagaaacTCTAGAGTAGGAATACCCACCTGATGCGGTccataaaatgtgtgaaattgtCCATTGTGGTGATGTTATAGTTGTGAGTCTCAAACGACACATCTGGATTGATGTTTCTGTAGGGGAAAATTGAGCAACGCATCAGCAAGTAGAAACCAAATGTCTCAATTTAAGTTGAAAAGTGGATTACTATTAACAACAGCGTACCTGAGTGTGTGTTCAGCTGCTTCCACTTTACTAAGGCCTGCCTGGTGGGGCTGGAAGAACAGTCGGTTCATATTGGCCAGCTCTACTTTATCGTAGTCAAAGAGGAGCAACTGTAATGGAACAAGAGGCGAGATTGGGGTAAACACATGTAGACAACCTACTGAAAAAGATGAGAACAGAAGAGAAGTATAAAGGTAtgaaaataagaagaaataaTCAAGTTTGTATTACCTTACCAATGCCACATCTAGTGAGCATTTCAGCTGTCACACTGCCCACTCCCCCAACACCGACCACAGCTACTGTGAATGTCCGGATTTTCTGTCGGCACATTTGGAGATTATTATTGATGCTTCTCGCTACAAAAACTTCCATCAGCAGTGCACTGACAGGTATCTGCTGATATCAGCTTTATAAAGAAATgctgagttgttgttttttttaatcatcaagAAGAAAGTCAGTTTACCTGGTAGagcaacacacatttaaaaaaaggtcataAAACACCTTAAAGCTGAATAAGCAGATTTTACACCAGCACTGtataaatttaaaaagatgttacagtgtgtgtgtgtgtgtgtgtgtgtgtgtgtgtgtgtgtgtgtgtgtgtgtgtgtgtgtgtgtgagaagacaGGGGCTTTATTGGCTTTGCAAAACAACATCAATTCATCCAGTCCATGCATTTATAATGTCATTAACATACAGGTATTTTTATGAGTATATTGTAATTTATGCCTTAGATAAACATGCAACCACAAATTAATTTCTCAATGAGACCGGACAACTATCAAGTAACGAACCTCATAATCATCCACGATGCCCATCCTCTTCAATGCCATTAGACGACTGCAATGAAAACACAGCTGAGATTAGCTTGTGGTCTATGGAGTACCAACATATGGGCTGAATGACTCACCAGGCGTAGCCTCTCCACTATGAGCACTGAGGGACCCAAATAAGCCCAAATAAAACATAGACATGGAATAAAAGCTCACCTGTATGGGTTGGAATCCACAACTTCGGCGCTCATTTTGACGATTTTCGGTCTGTGAAGTGCCTGGCTGTGAGCATCCTCCACGGCACaattgtgctgctgctgtttacaCTTTATCAATTCATTTTCCAACTCTCTCACGCGGAGCTTCAGTTCCTCCACTGTCGCCATCTGAGACAATGAACCCCGCGTACTCAGCGCTAcgaacaaaatgtaatgttactTAAATTGAACCTCAAATAAACTGAGCAGATGGTTAAATCTGAACAGAAAGTACACGTCTTCACAACTCCCAATCACTTGTCAGGATGTGTGTCCCTGTAAACAACGTCCGTGCAGAAACCTAATGTAACGTTCCTAcacacagttttatttgtatttttctcgCATATAAGGGGTGACTTTAATCATTTCAGtgcattgtgattttttttgtttctggtgACTTTCCTTACAAAGCCAACACggacaaaaaatacatttaaaagtgacATTTACATCGCGTCATTTTTTGCCCACCTGCAATCTGCGAAGACCCGTCCCCACTCTGCCTTTGATTGGCTCTGACTCTGAATCTGACCAATCTTATAAACCAATCAGAGACGGGTCTTCACGGAATGCGGGTGGGAAAAAACATGTTACGTCGTGTGCATCTTCATAAACGGTCCGACGAATATTAACAAAGTTAGCCGAACAATGCACCTGGAAATGATTAACCCCATCTAATTTAGACATGGACGATTTGACAACTCCAATACGACAACACCACGAATTCAGTGTTGGCAGACTTCAAAGATATCTGTCTGTGAAGTCGCGGGTGTTAAATAATGACACACTCACTGTCAGACAGTACAGGTAAGACAGACAGTGCAGacttttttcacagtttcttctCAGCAATTTATATTTGTGCAATTCGTGTTTAGAGAGCTGATAACAAGTTTACGGCTTCCTGTTGTATTTTCAGTTCTGGTCAATCCAACCCCACTTTCCTAATCCAGACACCCTCCAAAAGCTATGTCCTTAGGAAGAAACCTCCAGGTGAACTCTTGCCAGGGGCTCACAAGGTAAAGTTTGACAAGCAAATAACTTGGTGACTGAGTTATAAACGTTTGTTTGCGAGACTGTTGTGAGTGGTCACttctccagcagggggagaacTTCATTTGGTTTGGTCGACAGCTAAAACTGCCAGACATTCACATATGTGTAATTACCAAGTTAAAGAGACTGTcaggaaaaaaatgtatgtgtgaatgtgaaagccacatttccaaaaaaaaataaagaattaaaataTTGAGTTACTGCTCACTGCTTGCACCAAGCacaatttcaataaaataaccTATAACATCCATAATTCTATGTTATAGTCCTAGGATGTACTTAATTGTTTTAGTAATTTTTTAACAAAAGTGACAAAATTGCTTGTGATTGTCATTTATGAATTAAAGTCAATATGTTTAGTATTggtcaaataaaacaacacttttGAATATATTAACTTAGGTTTTGGGAACCTGTGATggtatgttttcatgtttttatttttattttttaaacatccatcagtttaatcaagaaaataatcagcagactGATTGATAATACACATCATTGTTAGTTTGTAGCCCTAATCTTGAGGCTTCTGATATTGGTCATGTTTTAGTTCATCATGTTAGAACTTTGTGACTTTGTATGCAGGTGGACAGGGAGTATCAAGTGCAGAAAGCCTTGTTCTCTGCTGGTTTCCCTGTGCCTCAGCCCCTCCTCCACTGCACTGACACTGAAGTAATTGGAACAGAGTTCTACTTGATGGAACATATGAAGGTAAGTTTGAGTCACCAAGGGCCAAATGTGAAGTCGATAAATCCCTGCATCATATATATTAATTGCTGTTTTGCTTGACCTATGCTCTATGTTCTAATGATAACATTTTGCTGATCCACTCTGGCTGCCTAATTTATGTTCAGGCTTCTAAATATGCATGTTTCTATTATATAATGGTGtccatgaaatgaaaagaaacatattCACATTGTAAAgacatactttttaaaaatacgtTCCTATTGGACAGGGGCGTATATTCAGAGATCTTCGTCTTCCTGGAGtgagtgcagcagagagagcagcTCTATATGTGGCTGCAGTGGAAGTGTTGGCAAAGCTGCACTCGCTGGACCTGGTATCATTGAACCTTGAAGGGTATGGCAGAGGGCCAGGCTACTGCAGGAGGCAGGTgagataaaatgttttatacaaCTTATTGAAAAAGCCATAATGGTTAATTAGATttgtaatattaataaatgtcttACCCATCTATAAAGGTGTCCACCTGGACAAAGCAGTACACCGCAGCCGCCCACAGAGACATTCCTGCCATGAATGAACTTTCTGATTGGTTGATGAAGAATTTGCCAGCCAATGATAATGAAGTCACGCTGGTCCATGGAGATTTCCGACTGGACAACTTGATATTTCATCCAACAGAGGTACAACCTCTCAGAACAGTTATTCTTACCAATCTGAATATGACTGTATATAATGTATTACACTATGTGATTGTCATCAGGCACGTGTGATAGCAGTGTTGGACTGGGAGCTGTCTACCACTGGACAGCCCTTGGCAGACCTGGCATATTTTCTAATGCCTCACTACTGGCCCACAAGCCTTAATGTCATCAGCACAATGGGCAGCTTACAAGGAATTGAAGGTAATGATTTAATAGATATGGAAAATTATAGATACATTTTTTGGATATGTGTGTAGACTCACAGTATATCCCTGTCTCTGTAACCTTGTCTTTCAATGAACAGGCATGCCAACTGTGGGCGACCTGATCTCCATTTACTCCCGGTGCAGAGGGATCCCATCTGCTTTGCCAAATTTGAATTTCTATCTGGCTCTGTCAGTTTTTAAGATGGCAGGAATTGCTCAGGTTTGTCCCTTTGTATACAAAGTTAAACTTTTATCATGTATACATAGATTGGAAAACATAGATAACTTGAATGATATGATGGGTATTTTCACTgttgtctgacattttatggacaaaCTGACAAAGCaatttatcaaaaaaaaaaaattctcagaTTAACTCATAATGAAGAGTTAATAATGGTATTTAGGTGCACTGAGCTCATAAAAATAATGGATTGttatgttattgttttgttttttgtaaatttgGCATTATTTTATATGGATACTTAAAATCTCTAACAATTAATTACAACTGACTTCCTAACTACAGATTGACCAAAATGGATTTATCGTTTTTCTCACATAATTTGCCCTTTTGATCTGTTAGGGGGTCTACGCCCGCCACCTCCTGGGTAATGCCAGTGCTCCCAATGCAGCTCAATTTGGCCAGTGTGTGGAGCCATTGGCTGTGGTTGCCTTGCAGCTTGCACAGAGGTTGGTTACGGCTAATTAAATAATGTGATCGagagttatttaaaaaatgtctgcaGATGTTTTCACAAGATGTATTTGGCTACTCAACAGTTACTGTTAAAATAACTCAGATTCTTTTTAGGCTTTAAATGACATTCTGACTCATGTCTGCTCTGCAAGTGACAtaatttgtgttatttataACGTCTCCATAAGTTGTCATAGACACCCACTGAAGTTGATGGATATCAATGAAAATCCtaaattttaatataataattatattatattatattaatagttttaatttgATAAAATTTGATATAATTATTAAGAGTTTAAACATACTAATACTAGCAGAACATGGTCTTAGTAAAGCATTGTTTTAGGTCAGAAAACTGATTAGTTCCACCTGCTGACTGAAGTTAAGCCAGCAACAGTTGGAATTTGGCACCGAGCAGTTGATTCTGATATTTCCTGCTGACTATAAACcatgataaatgtgtttcttgccAGGTCTCTCATGAGTCCAACAGAGGATAGACTGTTTCTCCAGACAGCTAAAGGTCAGGCTGTTCTCCAGCAGGTCAAAGACTTCATGAGACAATATGTGCTTCCTGCTCAGGAGGTCAGTGCCAAAAGCTGGCGAGGACAGAAGAGAGATTTGTTTGGTCAGTTAGACTTTTTACTTGCACATGAAAAGATTTTACACAGCACAGCAGTTCTTTCCTCTGGACAATCAGAATTACCGGTAGTTCAATGAGCTCGAGAACAAGGGGTCTATTGATAGTATAAATAATACTGCAGGAAGAATCATCATCATTGCCAGGGCATCGTAGTTCCCGTAATGCAGTGCAAAAGTTTGATCTTAGAGATGGCATTGCTAATCTTGTTTCATTGTACTTGTGGAAGATGTTGGCAAAGAAGAACAGCATGTAACAAAGGTAGTTTTAACTTTAAGTTAGTTTCTCTCGTAGAGCTACCTAACAAATCATAAAGTTGAAGAAATGAATTGTTGAAGTTGAAGAGATTAATTTAGGCAATACTATGACCTTTCTTACCAATCTATCATGTAagaaaaattgtttttttttctctaggaAGTTACAGAGTACTACTCCAAACATGAACAAACTCCACAGAGATGGAAAACCCCCCAAATAATAGAAGATCTAAAGGTATGAAAGTATATTTCTTTTAGTTTGTAagccacatttatttttcagcaaGAATCTGTACAAGTAACAAGCATtcatacaaacataaatgttgcAATCATATAACTCAATATATGTGTGTTCAGGTGAGAGCTAGAGAGGCAGGGCTGTGGAACCTGTTCCTGCCTGCAGTCAGCTGTCTCACTCAGCTGGACTATGCCTACATCGCAGAGGAAACTGGACGCTGCCTGTTTGCCCCTGAAGTCTTTAACTGTCAGGCTCCTGGTAAAACACTGATATATATATGATCCAGAGATAGTTGaggcaaagaaaagcagcacttGTATACTTACAACATGCAATATTTGCATGTACAACAATGATAatattttgttaatgttgtgGATGATATCCTCTGTAGTcatgtgaggaaaaaaatgtcCTTGTTTTTATCCAAACAACCATGAGTCTGATGTATTCACTAGGATTTGGGTCTCTTTTGTTATTGTTAAAACGTTAAACGCTTTTTAGTCTTTGTCAGATGATGTATGATTagaaaagcatgtttttttccaaatttaaCACGTAATGTATTGGAAGATGCTGTGTTGTATTATTCGTCTCCACAGATACTGGAAATATGGAGGTGCTCCACATGTTTGGCACTGAGCAACAGAAGAGAAAATGGTTGGAGCCTCTACTCAGGGGAGAGATCCGTTCCTGCTTCTGTATGACAGGTATTCCCATAGCCATGTCCTCCTGCATATTCACAATTGTGAACACATGCTTCCTTGTGATGGATCTGTGTGCTTTACAAGAATACTAAATAAAAGTCCTTCAACATTATCTctaaaatcagtttttaaaaaaaagaaaaaagggaggagttCAGAAAGCCACATTTTAGGAATGTAGGAATTAAATACTAGGAACATGATCGTTCAGAATCAGTGTTATGCCCAGTTATGAGATGTGGTAAAGCCCTCATAGGATTTTCTACAAAACGTTCCTGTGCTAGATATGGACTTTAGTAATCCAGGTTACACACAGCACGACTACCACCAACGCTGTAAAAGGCTTGTTTTTAAAATCCTCACGCCAACAGTGAACACTAGTTCAGTTATGAATAATTTCTCCCTGTTTTTTGCCTGTCTAGTTTCCACATTGCCTAGAAACAGCAACAGGCTGTTGCCAGAGGTGATTACGTTGGGTGTGAACCTCTCTGCGGTTTTTGTAAACACAGATGGTGATtatgggtgttttttttaatgtttttgtcacCAAGTTGGATGAAGACTCTGGATGATTAAGTAACAAGAACCTCCATCTTGTAGTGATTAACAATTTTTACTTCTGTCTCAGTTAAGAGTCGAATCATGTACTGTTAAAGTATGAAAAGTGTAAATGTACGCTGTTTGTTTTTACCATCCTACCTGTGGTTTGTCCTGGAATCTggtattttggaaaaaaaagggttactggagatataaaacattttagatttttgttgccttttttttattggtgaAAAAAAATATCGAGAGTGTTAATCTGACCCAtcatttctctcccagagcctGATGTGGCCTCCAGTGATGCGACCAAcatggagtgcactcttcgcaGGGAGGACGACAGCTTTGTCATAAATGGAAAGAAATGGTGGAGCAGTGGTAtgtctatttctatttctacaagtcatataagtaaaataaaaactgacgCCTGAACCTGAAAAGTCTATTAGATCACTCAATAAATGGCCTGGTTTGAATTGCTTATAAAAACTCctcttaaactgtaaaatgttttcagATGAGTAATCCTAAAATGTTTACACTCTGTCGTGGATTCAGCTTTCCCAAATGGAGATGGGTTTATAATCAAGATGTTGCTATAACAAAGCATTACAGATACAATTTGGAGCAAATTGCCTGTATGAGAATAGGGAAATTCCCAGCATATGGGAAAAAGAGCTGATGACTCATATAAACTTacacttttttgtttatttataggGGGAAATGATCCAATGTTACATGTTCTCAATTCATTTGAAGGGGAAATTAGTGTTGGGTGTTTCAATCAATGAGATGACAGTCAAGTGCAAGTCTTGGAGGCCCTGCTTTATTTAAAGAAGAGAAATCTGTatcggggttgagcatagctcagcgggtagagcgcccgacccatgtgttgaggctataggtGATCCTGGTTCGAATCCTGAGCCGAACAGTCTTATCCtgtgtgtcattccccctctctctgcctcctgtttcctgtctatctccagcCCGTCTGTAATATATCTGTAATCTGTATCGTCACTATCAAGGTCTAAACTCTAAACACCAGTCAACTATCTGGTAGATTGTGTACAAATAGAAGACATCCAACACCAGTGTTACCCTTCCCAGGAGTGGTCGATTAACCAAGATCACACCAAGAGCAAGGCATGTAATAGTCTGGGAGGCCACAAGAGACCATAGGGCAACATTTAAGAAACTAAAGGCCTTTCTTGTAGTGACTGTCACAGTTCATGAGTCACCATCAGGAGAATATTGAATGTCATTGGTGTGCAGAGTTGCAAGGAAAAAAGCCACACAGAGTAATTGGATAAATGCTCTGTGAACAGATGATACCTAAATCAAATTTATATGCTTGAGTGAGAAGAATTTTGTTTGGCAATGTGCAAACACTGCATTCCAACACAAGAACCTCATCCCATCTGTGAAACATGGGGGTGGCATTATCAATATTTGGGCCTGCTTTGTTGCTTCTGGACCAGAATGGCTTGCACTTGATGGACCTATGAATTCTGAGTTATACCACAGGGAGACGTCATGGTATCTGTCTGTGAATTGAATCTCAACAGAATGTGGGTCATGTAATAAGACAACAACCATAAACACACAAGTCACTCCACTAAAAAATGGTTAGAGCAGAAGAAAGTTAATGATTTGGAACAGCCGACTCAAAGTCCTGACCTTAATTCCATGGAAAGAATTAGTTCACTTACTTTTGCCTcacataaatattaaaacaaaaatcttccataaatgaatgaatgtttttttgtgatttttgtttaattcatttcCTCTAACCTTTTATCTAGTTTTAGGATTTGTGTAGACATGTGATCATATTTTAGGTCATATTTATGCAGAAATGGAGAAAATTCTAAAGGGTTCATAAACTTCATAAACTAAACTTCATAAACAAGCAGCACTGTTTAACaaacaacttttaaatgacCATGAAGAATTTTGGATCCATTTAATTCTGGAAAGTTTGTTGCGGATCAGCTTTGGTTTACCAACAGGTTGGACGAGTAAAAGATTATAGACCATATTGCATAATATCcatcatttgacatttaatCCATACTTAGTTGAATGACTCTAAATGACAAAGCAGATAAATgctcttaaaataaatgttaacaaagcttaaaaacaaaaaaagaagaaatgttttagtttctttCTGACTTCAGGCTGACTCAATACATTAGCTTTGTTTATGTTCTCTGTTGGAAAAACAGAACTAAACTTAAATTGGTGCAGACATGTACTTCATAAATTAAGTCACCAACACCAGGAAGCCTTGAGTGTGTATGGCTTATATATTTAAAGCTCATATTAGTGCTTTAGATGTTTACCTCCTTTATCACTGTGAACTGAAAGATATTCCAGATGTTTCCTCTGACCTCAAATGCGGTCTGAGGTTTTGACTCCCTGTTTAAAGGAATACAGTGGcctgttttttggtttttgttttgttcttgttgCTGTGCTATGGTTTACCAAAAATGAGTAGAATTTTCAAATGAATGCCTTTATGCAAGACATAGTCAGAAATGTCAATTATGGGAAAAATGATTATATTTTGAGTATGAATATGTCCCTCTGTTAGGAAAGAATGCTGATGGGTAGattcattttcatacttttcaATCTATTGCTCCAACTGAAAAGGATCTGTAGAAATCAGATAGTGAGTCATGATGGCAATGAACTCTCAATCTGACCTCACTCAAAACAAAAGGGGGAAGCAATACTAAAACAAAGTTATTTTAATTGGCATTACGTAACGGGATCATGTTTTGTTATGGTAACTCTTTCTTTCCAAGTATCCAGTGTAGTCTCCACTGCCAGCTCATTATTGACGTGTTACGGGTGTTTCCCAAACTGTTGTCCAAAGGCTGCTTGGTAACATCGATGTGTTCCCAAAAGGAGGATCTGTTTGTTTCTATTGGTACAGTATTTCTTCCCACAGACaaacggaaggaaaagaaaaggcatCTCATCTGTGGCTTTTTGCTCGGTTTAATTCTAATAGTTACCATGTAGTTCCTGCAGTAGGTTATAGTGGCTTTCATTAAATGCCAACCACGTCATGGAAAGTACACCAGAATTTACTGGAAATATGGGCCTATCCACTTGATGAAAAGTGTTTCCCATAATCAACACGCACTACAGAACCATACAGTCAATCTTCGCTTTCCCTTTTCTCTCAAATTGTTTTTGCCAAAGTCAACAGTTAGGTGGAAGGGCTTATACTGTAGATGCTCCTGTACAGCTCTGTGGTGTGAAACAATAAGACTGTGTTTTGGCCATGTTAATGTACTAAAATGATGCCCAGTAAAATGCTATGATAATGCTGAAACATGTAATTAAGatcctttacattttaatacaatCATGATATAAATCATGATTTTGAATCATGTAAATCTGGGTCCAACCATAATAAGTTCTAATGAAATGCAGATTATAAAGgctgagtttaacagcagcttATTGGTGCATAAATAAGTATAGATAGTGTATAAAATAGTGTCTTGTAAGAATTAAACcttccttgttttgtttttttaaaattgatttattcCCGACATGTAACTTGATACTTGTTTTTCCCAGGTATCCAGACATTATTCTTTTTGGACACTATTGAAACTGTAGCCTCAACCTTTGTCTTTCTAGTCAGACACACCTAGTTTGTGTACTGTACAGTCTCTCATATATCCAAGCTGTTAGCAACAACAGGGGAAAGAAGATGACTAACAGGTACTGCAGATGTCAAGATTAGTAAACAGTTGAATAGTTTATGTTGTGTAAGTGCTTATGAGTGATTTGTTGGATGAAAGGGTTGTGACCTATCTCTGTCATAGCTGCAGTATTGTAAACAAGCCTGAATAATAACGCCCTGTTAAGTCAGAAATCTGATCTGGTGACGATATTTACTGGTTTTTGTCTGGCGTGTGTACAATGTTGTATCTGAGCTCTGAGTCATTTCAAAAGGGGAGAAGTCACCATTTATAATAGAGAGCTTTTATTTACTTAGCATTTACCACAAAAATCTTAAGTAATTATATATAACACTAGTTCAAATTGAACCTTTTGCTCTCTCAAACTCCCATTAATGAAATATTCCAGATGGAAGAACACCTGTCACATTTGAAGTTCCTCTGAGGAAGATGCTTCCTGCTATTTCCCAGTTTGATGGCATGTTGTGGGGTCTTTCCTGCTGTTCACTGCCAAATGTTTTTCGACTAAATGGTTTACCCACTGTGCAGTCAAGCCATCTTTTATCCCAACCCAAAGCCACAGGATGTAATGAAATGAGATGCAGATGATCCCATGCAAGGCAGCACAGACGGCACGATTGGAACTGATTCGTCGTGAGTAACCAAAGAAGTCCTCTGTGGATCGTTAGTTTCAGCTGTGTTTAATTGCAACGGATGCTGCAAGATGTATATCAGTGAAAatctttgttcttttatttaacaaaatacatcatttatacaaaatacttaataatataaactagctGTACATACATGTTACACTGAGAATGACTATTTAtggttatttattcatttttttggttAACAGATCGttatgt contains the following coding sequences:
- the uba5 gene encoding ubiquitin-like modifier-activating enzyme 5; translated protein: MATVEELKLRVRELENELIKCKQQQHNCAVEDAHSQALHRPKIVKMSAEVVDSNPYSRLMALKRMGIVDDYEKIRTFTVAVVGVGGVGSVTAEMLTRCGIGKLLLFDYDKVELANMNRLFFQPHQAGLSKVEAAEHTLRNINPDVSFETHNYNITTMDNFTHFMDRISHGGLEEGKPVDLILSCVDNFEARMAINTACNELGQIWMESGVSENAVSGHIQLIIPGETACFACAPPLVVAANIDEKTLKREGVCAASLPTTMGVVAGILVQNVLKYLLKFGTVSYYLGYNAMQDFFPTMAMKPNPQCNDRYCRVQQEEYKKKEALQPKVEVVQEEEEVVHENNEWGIELVSEVTDKELEAASGTVPDLPEGITVAYTIPTEDPVGGEIVEETEQSLEDLMAQMKKM
- the nphp3 gene encoding nephrocystin-3 isoform X2; this translates as MDDLTTPIRQHHEFSVGRLQRYLSVKSRVLNNDTLTVRQYSSGQSNPTFLIQTPSKSYVLRKKPPGELLPGAHKVDREYQVQKALFSAGFPVPQPLLHCTDTEVIGTEFYLMEHMKGRIFRDLRLPGVSAAERAALYVAAVEVLAKLHSLDLVSLNLEGYGRGPGYCRRQVSTWTKQYTAAAHRDIPAMNELSDWLMKNLPANDNEVTLVHGDFRLDNLIFHPTEARVIAVLDWELSTTGQPLADLAYFLMPHYWPTSLNVISTMGSLQGIEGMPTVGDLISIYSRCRGIPSALPNLNFYLALSVFKMAGIAQGVYARHLLGNASAPNAAQFGQCVEPLAVVALQLAQRSLMSPTEDRLFLQTAKGQAVLQQVKDFMRQYVLPAQEEVTEYYSKHEQTPQRWKTPQIIEDLKVRAREAGLWNLFLPAVSCLTQLDYAYIAEETGRCLFAPEVFNCQAPDTGNMEVLHMFGTEQQKRKWLEPLLRGEIRSCFCMTEPDVASSDATNMECTLRREDDSFVINGKKWWSSGAGNPQCKVAIVMCRSGSQDVSSRHGQHSMILVPMDTPGVKLIRPLTVFGQDDAIHGGHFEVHFENVRVLASNIILGEGRGFEIAQGRLGPGRLHHCMRAVGLAELALELLCQRAASRRTFGKKLYQHEVVAHWIAECRLMIEQTRLLTLHAAHALDTLGSRAARKQIAMIKVAAARMACKVVDCAIQAYGGAGVSGDFPLAQMYSYARTLRIADGPDEVHLSSIAYLELRDQLKAQAKL